One genomic window of Amyelois transitella isolate CPQ chromosome 8, ilAmyTran1.1, whole genome shotgun sequence includes the following:
- the LOC106137200 gene encoding organic cation transporter protein isoform X1, with the protein MIKDNKMKAKNDDLDMQPELQELLQKPNNLALISDRRKPTIIPSQVSNRDKSKVPPVEVQEEENDVVSSVIGNYGPWQLLITFLLALFSFPCTFHIYLPTFTAKTTNFWCRRPENLSSLPLENWINYSQPIDACSVRVLPPSITAESILNGTAPLIDSFMKCQAWDYDRSEVGNTIISEWSLVCDRAYLTSLAEVVFLVGVGIGGVVGGWISDKFGRKRILMGMAIAQSALAILALLVRSFIQYVIVRLVMGLVSVSVVYAAFVLSVELVGGKWVTIAGVCNFFPLPLAYVIVSLMSLLLPNWRDLQLALSIPGCLLLVLWFVFPESPRWLLSMGRTQEAKAILIKAAKFNKREVPVDLDKMLMAHKPEPGNSEISVLFLFKGHLRKRTICLFIAWFSMTIAYYGLLLNIGNFNLGNLHVTSIILAVVEIPAIAISIPILLKAGRRIPTFISMIVCGLACVASELFTMSIKEDWVVIVCLTIGKFAIGSTNMMLPIFTAELYPTVIRNLGVGASQIAAGLALIGIPYLWRLTAFSVHLPMMTIAVLSAIGGGIVLLLPDTANKAPPAVTGNVTPTFDSASPCNGTFTVSDDRGH; encoded by the exons TAATCCCCAGTCAAGTTTCGAACCGAGACAAGTCGAAGGTCCCTCCGGTTGAGGTTCAGGAAGAAGAGAATGACGTGGTGTCCTCGGTGATCGGCAACTACGGGCCCTGGCAGCTCCTCATCACGTTCCTGCTGGCTCTCTTCTCGTTCCCCTGCACATTCCATATCTACCTCCCCACTTTTACG GCTAAAACAACAAACTTCTGGTGTAGAAGACCGGAAAATTTATCAAGTTTACCTTTAGAGAACTGGATCAACTACAGTCAACCAATTGACGCGTGCAGTGTGCGAGTTCTTCCACCCAGCATCACAGCTGAGAGTATTCTAAATGGGACAGCACCTTTGATAGATTCTTTCATGAAATGTCAAGCTTGGGACTACGATCGATCAGAAGTAGGAAATACGATTATATCAGAATGGAGCCTCGTTTGTGACAGAGCCTACCTTACAAGTTTGGCAGAAGTTGTGTTCTTAGTCGGTGTTGGCATAGGAGGCGTCGTGGGTGGATGGATTTCGGACAA gtTTGGCCGCAAGCGCATTTTGATGGGAATGGCAATAGCTCAAAGCGCATTGGCTATTCTAGCTTTGCTGGTTCGATCGTTCATTCAGTACGTCATAGTGAGGCTAGTGATGGGATTGGTATCAGTGTCTGTGGTGTATGCAGCCTTCGTGTTGTCAGTGGAACTGGTGGGTGGCAAATGGGTGACCATTGCCGGCGTCTGCAACTTCTTCCCGTTGCCGCTAGCGTATGTGATCGTATCGCTCATGTCGTTACTGCTCCCAAACTGGAGAGACCTACAATTAGCTTTGTCTATTCCTGGGTGTCTTCTACTTGTGTTATg GTTTGTTTTCCCGGAATCTCCAAGATGGCTTCTAAGCATGGGAAGAACACAAGAAGCAAAAGCAATCCTCATAAAAGCCGCAAAATTCAATAAACGAGAAGTACCAGTAGATTTGGATAAGATGTTAATGGCGCACAAGCCCGAGCCTGGGAATTCGGAAATAAGCGTGTTGTTTCTCTTCAAGGGACACCTACGAAAAAGGACGATCTGCCTCTTCATCGCTTGGTTCTCCATGACGATTGCTTATTATGGACTCTTGCTGAATATTGGGAACTTTAACCTTGGAAATTTGCACGTCACATCAATAATCTTGGCTGTAGTAGAAATCCCAGCAATAGCGATAAGTATCCCTATATTATTGAAGGCAGGGAGGCGCATTCCAACCTTCATAAGTATGATAGTGTGTGGATTAGCTTGTGTTGCTAGCGAACTTTTCACTATGTCCATAAAAGAAGACTGGGTTGTCATTGTTTGCCTCACGATTGGAAAGTTCGCTATTGGCTCAACCAATATGATGCTTCCGATTTTTACCGCAGAACTGTATCCAACAGTGATAAGGAACCTCGGAGTTGGCGCCAGTCAAATAGCGGCAGGGCTTGCCCTGATTGGAATACCGTACTTATGGAGATTG aCGGCATTCAGTGTCCACTTGCCAATGATGACGATTGCAGTGCTCAGTGCGATCGGTGGAGGCATCGTGCTCTTACTACCAGACACCGCCAACAAGGCGCCCCCCGCCGTTACAGGGAATGTCAC GCCTACGTTTGACAGTGCTTCTCCTTGTAACGGAACGTTTACAGTCTCAGACGATAGAGGGCATTAG
- the LOC106137200 gene encoding organic cation transporter protein isoform X2, which yields MRKCFKMGLLKIIPSQVSNRDKSKVPPVEVQEEENDVVSSVIGNYGPWQLLITFLLALFSFPCTFHIYLPTFTAKTTNFWCRRPENLSSLPLENWINYSQPIDACSVRVLPPSITAESILNGTAPLIDSFMKCQAWDYDRSEVGNTIISEWSLVCDRAYLTSLAEVVFLVGVGIGGVVGGWISDKFGRKRILMGMAIAQSALAILALLVRSFIQYVIVRLVMGLVSVSVVYAAFVLSVELVGGKWVTIAGVCNFFPLPLAYVIVSLMSLLLPNWRDLQLALSIPGCLLLVLWFVFPESPRWLLSMGRTQEAKAILIKAAKFNKREVPVDLDKMLMAHKPEPGNSEISVLFLFKGHLRKRTICLFIAWFSMTIAYYGLLLNIGNFNLGNLHVTSIILAVVEIPAIAISIPILLKAGRRIPTFISMIVCGLACVASELFTMSIKEDWVVIVCLTIGKFAIGSTNMMLPIFTAELYPTVIRNLGVGASQIAAGLALIGIPYLWRLTAFSVHLPMMTIAVLSAIGGGIVLLLPDTANKAPPAVTGNVTPTFDSASPCNGTFTVSDDRGH from the exons TAATCCCCAGTCAAGTTTCGAACCGAGACAAGTCGAAGGTCCCTCCGGTTGAGGTTCAGGAAGAAGAGAATGACGTGGTGTCCTCGGTGATCGGCAACTACGGGCCCTGGCAGCTCCTCATCACGTTCCTGCTGGCTCTCTTCTCGTTCCCCTGCACATTCCATATCTACCTCCCCACTTTTACG GCTAAAACAACAAACTTCTGGTGTAGAAGACCGGAAAATTTATCAAGTTTACCTTTAGAGAACTGGATCAACTACAGTCAACCAATTGACGCGTGCAGTGTGCGAGTTCTTCCACCCAGCATCACAGCTGAGAGTATTCTAAATGGGACAGCACCTTTGATAGATTCTTTCATGAAATGTCAAGCTTGGGACTACGATCGATCAGAAGTAGGAAATACGATTATATCAGAATGGAGCCTCGTTTGTGACAGAGCCTACCTTACAAGTTTGGCAGAAGTTGTGTTCTTAGTCGGTGTTGGCATAGGAGGCGTCGTGGGTGGATGGATTTCGGACAA gtTTGGCCGCAAGCGCATTTTGATGGGAATGGCAATAGCTCAAAGCGCATTGGCTATTCTAGCTTTGCTGGTTCGATCGTTCATTCAGTACGTCATAGTGAGGCTAGTGATGGGATTGGTATCAGTGTCTGTGGTGTATGCAGCCTTCGTGTTGTCAGTGGAACTGGTGGGTGGCAAATGGGTGACCATTGCCGGCGTCTGCAACTTCTTCCCGTTGCCGCTAGCGTATGTGATCGTATCGCTCATGTCGTTACTGCTCCCAAACTGGAGAGACCTACAATTAGCTTTGTCTATTCCTGGGTGTCTTCTACTTGTGTTATg GTTTGTTTTCCCGGAATCTCCAAGATGGCTTCTAAGCATGGGAAGAACACAAGAAGCAAAAGCAATCCTCATAAAAGCCGCAAAATTCAATAAACGAGAAGTACCAGTAGATTTGGATAAGATGTTAATGGCGCACAAGCCCGAGCCTGGGAATTCGGAAATAAGCGTGTTGTTTCTCTTCAAGGGACACCTACGAAAAAGGACGATCTGCCTCTTCATCGCTTGGTTCTCCATGACGATTGCTTATTATGGACTCTTGCTGAATATTGGGAACTTTAACCTTGGAAATTTGCACGTCACATCAATAATCTTGGCTGTAGTAGAAATCCCAGCAATAGCGATAAGTATCCCTATATTATTGAAGGCAGGGAGGCGCATTCCAACCTTCATAAGTATGATAGTGTGTGGATTAGCTTGTGTTGCTAGCGAACTTTTCACTATGTCCATAAAAGAAGACTGGGTTGTCATTGTTTGCCTCACGATTGGAAAGTTCGCTATTGGCTCAACCAATATGATGCTTCCGATTTTTACCGCAGAACTGTATCCAACAGTGATAAGGAACCTCGGAGTTGGCGCCAGTCAAATAGCGGCAGGGCTTGCCCTGATTGGAATACCGTACTTATGGAGATTG aCGGCATTCAGTGTCCACTTGCCAATGATGACGATTGCAGTGCTCAGTGCGATCGGTGGAGGCATCGTGCTCTTACTACCAGACACCGCCAACAAGGCGCCCCCCGCCGTTACAGGGAATGTCAC GCCTACGTTTGACAGTGCTTCTCCTTGTAACGGAACGTTTACAGTCTCAGACGATAGAGGGCATTAG
- the LOC106135891 gene encoding uncharacterized protein LOC106135891 → MRTLLICMLCAVTAYAQYDSPIPQRLLIPGAIPVGSTRQGGFRQGRIQAPVPGGPNRIRRPGLGRPSFKSVDASPRPSLQSLEDLAKPVTEEPEDEIEINTPTAFSPSIFSTPEPQNDFYDITTTSQPKPPIVFNPSLFQQSTSPAPKPEPVRPTQYRPLLLPQSFNPVRNEPSKPQPVRLQPLSSRPQRPVFRPEPKPFVEEDNEPVQPVRQYTRPTQEPINRAPVKAAPQRYTASNPREKKPVAQIIRKYREENEDGSITWGFENDDGSFKEETIGVDCITRGKYGYVDPDGLKREYNYETGIQCDKNKETQEEKGFIDYQENKAVLPNGITIDLAAMGKKSKRPFRSPVNH, encoded by the exons ATGCGGACTCTACTG ATATGTATGCTGTGTGCAGTCACAGCTTATGCGCAATACGACTCGCCTATTCCCCAACGATTACTAATTCCTGGAGCTATACCAGTGGGCAGTACACGACAGGGTGGCTTCCGACAAGGAAGAATTCAAGCGCCCGTACCAGGAGGACCAAATAGAATTCGAAGGCCGGGACTGGGCAGACCCTCATTCAAATCCGTCGATGCTTCGCCTCGTCCCAGCCTCCAGTCACTGGAAGATCTCGCGAAACCCGTGACTGAAGAACCGgaggatgaaattgaaatcaaCACTCCTACTGCTTTCTCACCAAGTATATTCTCAACACCAGAGCCACAAAATGACTTCTACGATATAACCACCACTTCGCAACCTAAACCACCTATTGTCTTCAACCCATCTTTATTCCAACAATCAACATCACCAGCACCAAAACCAGAACCTGTTCGGCCCACGCAATACCGACCTCTGTTGCTTCCACAGTCTTTTAACCCCGTAAGAAACGAACCATCTAAACCGCAACCTGTCAGACTCCAACCGTTGTCAAGCAGACCGCAGCGCCCGGTGTTCAGACCAGAACCCAAGCCTTTTGTCGAAGAAGACAATGAGCCAGTGCAACCAGTCAGACAATACACAAGACCTACTCAAGAACCCATCAACCGTGCGCCCGTGAAGGCTGCGCCTCAAAGATATACCGCTAGTAACCCTAGGGAGAAAAAACCAGTAGCCCAGATTATTCGCAAATATCGTGAAGAAAACGAAGATGGAAGCATCACGTGGGGATTCGAAAACGACGATGGCTCTTTCAAAGAAGAGACAATTGGTGTAGACTGTATCACTCGCGGCAAATACGGGTATGTTGATCCAGATGGACTCAAACGCGAATATAACTATGAGACTGGCATCCAATGCGATAAAAACAAGGAGACACAAGAAGAAAAAGGTTTCATAGATTACCAAGAAAATAAGGCAGTGTTACCTAATGGTATTACGATTGATCTCGCTGCGATGggtaaaaaatctaaaaggCCGTTTAGGTCGCCTGTAAATCACTAG
- the LOC106135909 gene encoding histone deacetylase complex subunit SAP18: protein MAGLESMVVEEVKPIEKPVDREKTCPLLLRVFCSTGRHNSLADYARGNVPQNELQIYTWMDASLRELTGLVKEVNPETRRKGTYFDFAIVYPDLRSPTYRMREIGVTCSGQRGGDDNKTLSQVKFQIGFYLDISITPPNRMPPPMRRPQPYINNRPY, encoded by the exons atGGCAGGATTAGAATCTATGGTCGTTGAAGAAGTAAAACCAATAGAAAAACCTGTAGACAGGGAAAAG ACATGTCCTCTGCTGTTACGAGTATTCTGCTCGACGGGTCGACATAACTCGCTTGCTGATTATGCGAGAGGTAATGTGCCACAAAATGAACTTCAAATTTACACATGGATGGATGCATCACTCCGTGAACTTACTGGACTTGTCAAAGAAGTAAATCCTGAGACCCGACGTAAAGGAACTTACTTTGATTTTGCAATTGTTTATCCAGATTTGCGATCACCTACTTATAGAATGAGAGAAATAGGGGTAACATGTTCAGGACAACGTGGTGGTGATGACAATAAGACCTTGTCCCAGGTTAAATTCCAGATTGGGTTTTACCTAGATATATCTATAACTCCTCCCAATAGAATGCCCCCACCCATGAGGCGCCCACAGCCATATATTAATAATCGTCCTTACTAA
- the LOC106136218 gene encoding protein sarah: MAHKEDEQFQEDDVYINPEDGMPNVHPNIANLEQESDDPDEVDDFDDLPKSVIVTNIHSDVFGDEKLKKDMEDLFRTFSDNTTFQWLRSFRRLRVNYDSPLAAANARVQLHQYQFHNSCINCYFTQPVTPVSFKNLRPPAPVKQFLISPPSSPPVGWEPREEGEPLVNHDLLAALANLSPGESHELHAPTPTQPAIIVHTALPAENGPSTHGHTIVHTRCPDY; the protein is encoded by the coding sequence ATGGCTCATAAGGAGGATGAACAATTTCAGGAAGACGATGTTTATATCAACCCAGAAGATGGCATGCCCAATGTTCACCCTAACATTGCTAATTTAGAACAAGAAAGTGATGACCCCGACGAAGTGGACGACTTTGATGACTTACCTAAATCAGTAATCGTTACAAATATCCATAGCGACGTTTTCGGTGACGAGAAGCTAAAGAAGGACATGGAAGACCTCTTTCGTACGTTCTCAGATAACACTACCTTTCAATGGCTACGTAGTTTCAGACGCTTGAGAGTGAATTATGACAGTCCGTTGGCGGCGGCTAACGCTAGAGTTCAGCTTCACCAATATCAATTCCATAACTCTtgtataaattgttatttcacACAGCCAGTAACACCAGTGTCATTTAAAAACTTGCGACCGCCAGCGCCAGTGAAACAGTTTCTTATTTCTCCACCATCAAGCCCTCCAGTTGGATGGGAGCCAAGGGAAGAAGGTGAACCACTAGTGAACCATGACCTTTTGGCGGCATTAGCAAATTTGTCACCAGGTGAGAGCCATGAACTCCATGCGCCAACTCCTACCCAGCCAGCCATAATTGTTCATACTGCCTTGCCTGCAGAAAATGGCCCCTCAACACATGGTCACACTATTGTCCATACACGCTGTCCGGATTATTGA
- the LOC106136202 gene encoding organic cation transporter protein isoform X1 — protein MDKDVALEEMMGKLGDFGRYQCFQFILHILSALTAGMHMLSLVTVAAVPEHRCWIDGVDTNVTAAPWNSSEILNAIPKAEDGIELQSCYMYENNLTVACSRFVYDTTYRSSSRAIEWDLVCDKRWMGALAQTIYMMGVFTGAVVLGSMADKYGRKTIFCWSGVLQLVFGVLVAFMPEYYSFLVIRFLYGVFGSAGSYITGFVLTMEIVGPSKRTACGVAFQATFAVGIMIVAGWGALIDDRKVLQIIYGLHSLLLIPHIWIMDESPRWLWAQGRVKESVTIVEKALKCNKSEDTLDRADLVSRGKVEASKGSDEPPSGTTLDLFKTPYLRSKTLNVCLCWFANSIAYYGLTLSTGKLEGNPYLITAILGFVELPSYAAVIYFLDIWGRRPLISSMMLVGGLSCITVTFFTVGSTVSTAVVIIGKLFIAGSFAIVFNYSAELFPTVVRNSALGLGSMCARLSGALTPLITLLDSFNPKIPAVIFGVIALISGFLCLWLPETMNQPMPQSLADGETFGKGDTCFASCLGKKRNKTYAEDDKNTEAMVPLEDMSKKV, from the exons GAGACTTCGGTCGGTACCAATGTTTCCAGTTCATCCTCCACATCCTCTCTGCCTTAACCGCTGGCATGCACATGTTGTCACTTGTCACAGTCGCCGCGGTACCGGAACATAG aTGTTGGATTGACGGAGTGGATACGAACGTGACAGCTGCACCTTGGAACTCTTCAGAAATTCTTAATGCCATACCAAAAGCAGAAGACGGCATCGAACTACAGAGCTGTTACATGTACGAAAACAATCTAACAGTGGCCTGCTCAAGATTTGTATACGACACCACATATAGGTCATCCTCGCGTGCTATTGAGTGGGACCTAGTTTGTGATAAAAGATGGATGGGAGCGTTGGCTCAGACAATTTACATGATGGGAGTCTTCACCGGGGCAGTAGTCTTGGGAAGCATGGCGGATAAATATGGcagaaaaacaatattttgctGGTCTGGAGTATTGCAATTAGTCTTCGGAGTTTTAGTAGCGTTTATGCCTGAATACTATTCATTCTTAGTGATACGATTTTTGTATGGAGTCTTTGGATCCGCCGGATCATATATTACTGGATTTGTACTGACAATGGAAATTGTTGGACCGAGTAAACGAACTGCGTGTGGGGTAGCCTTCCAGGCAACTTTTGCTGTAGGTATAATGATAGTAGCTGGATGGGGGGCACTTATAGACGATAGAAAAGTCTTGCAAATTATTTATGGATTACATAGTCTTCTTCTCATCCCACACATATGGATAATGGACGAGTCACCTCGTTGGTTGTGGGCTCAAGGAAGAGTGAAAGAATCCGTGACTATCGTCGAAAAGGCTTTAAAATGTAACAAGTCTGAAGACACATTAGATAGAGCAGATCTTGTATCCAGAGGAAAAGTAGAAGCTTCTAAAGGATCCGACGAACCTCCATCGGGCACAACTCTAGATTTATTTAAGACGCCTTACCTAAGAAGCAAAACTCTAAATGTGTGCTTGTGTTGGTTTGCTAATTCAATTGCATATTATGGTTTAACTTTGAGCACCGGTAAACTAGAGGGTAATCCATATCTTATAACAGCTATTCTCGGATTTGTGGAACTGCCTAGTTACGCCGCAGTCATCTATTTCTTAGATATTTGGGGCCGACGGCCATTGATTAGTTCTATGATGTTAGTTGGAGGACTCTCATGTATAACAGTTACCTTTTTCACAGTAGGAAGTACTGTTTCCACTGCAGTGGTTATAataggaaaattatttattgcggGATCATTTGCGATCGTTTTCAATTATTCAGCCGAACTTTTTCCAACAGTGGTTCGTAATTCTGCATTAGGTCTTGGGTCTATGTGCGCTAGGCTGTCTGGTGCTTTAACGCCACTGATAACTCTACTTGATTCATTCAATCCTAAGATCCCAGCAGTAATTTTTGGAGTGATCGCTCTAATTTCTGGATTCCTATGTCTTTGGTTACCTGAAACAATGAATCAGCCAATGCCACAGAGCCTTGCAGACGGTGAAACTTTTGGCAAAGGAGACACTTGTTTTGCAAGTTGCCTGGgtaaaaaacgaaataaaacatATGCAGAAGATGATAAAAATACTGAAGCAATGGTTCCGTTGGAAGATATGAGTAAAAAGGTATGA
- the LOC106136202 gene encoding organic cation transporter protein isoform X2: protein MDKDVALEEMMGKLGDFGRYQCFQFILHILSALTAGMHMLSLVTVAAVPEHRCAVPNVDTANYTEPWNSSLILNAIPLNEHGKINECKIYGQNKTIEECSSWVYDTRYFTSSRGIEWDFVCSRNWMGAAIQTAYMFGVVVGSLVIGRLSDKFGRKAAFVWAGLLQLLLGVSVAFVNEYYTLVVFRFLYGIFGSGSYIAGYVLAMEIVGPSKRTICGVIFQIMYAIGIMLLAAWGYLIDNRFYLQILYALHAAILLPHWFIMDESPRWLWAQGRARESVAIIEKALKINGSHEIIDTPALVSHCKATCAKYTDEHSAGTSDLFKTPNMLKKTLIICGCWFANSVVYFGLSLNTGKLNGNPYFIMFLMGVVELPSYVIIMYLLDRVGHRALISTMMLLGGLACIVVVALPHGHSSVTGVVMIGKLFISGSYSIIYKYSAELFPTVVRSSGVGLGSMSASISGALTPLISLLDSLNPKIPTIIFGFLALFSGFSTFFLPETNGRNLPQSLEDGERFGLGDTCFTNCTGRRMSEDSINLPETMVPLEIMEKKP, encoded by the exons GAGACTTCGGTCGGTACCAATGTTTCCAGTTCATCCTCCACATCCTCTCTGCCTTAACCGCTGGCATGCACATGTTGTCACTTGTCACAGTCGCCGCGGTACCGGAACATAG GTGTGCCGTACCTAATGTGGACACTGCCAATTATACCGAGCCATGGAATTCCTCGCTTATACTAAATGCCATACCTCTCAACGAACATGGGAAAATCAACGAATGCAAAATTTAtggacaaaataaaacaatcgaAGAATGTAGTTCTTGGGTTTATGACACACGTTACTTTACATCATCACGCGGTATTGAATGGGATTTTGTTTGTAGTAGAAATTGGATGGGCGCCGCTATACAAACGGCGTACATGTTTGGTGTAGTGGTCGGTTCTCTAGTCATTGGAAGACTTTCTGATAAATTTGGCAGAAAAGCTGCATTTGTTTGGGCGGGACTCCTGCAATTATTGCTCGGCGTGTCGGTCGCATTTGTCAATGAATATTACACGTTAGTTGTCTTCAGATTTTTGTACGGAATATTTGGATCCGGTTCTTATATTGCTGGATATGTGCTTGCAATGGAAATAGTTGGTCCGAGCAAACGCACTATTTGTGGAGTAATATTTCAGATAATGTACGCCATTGGGATAATGTTATTAGCCGCTTGGGGATATCTTATCGATAACAGATTCTATTTACAAATTCTGTATGCTTTACACGCAGCGATACTTCTTCCTCATTGGTTTATAATGGACGAATCCCCGAGGTGGCTGTGGGCTCAAGGCCGAGCTCGTGAATCTGTAGCTATAATAGAAAAGGCTTTGAAGATTAACGGATCCCACGAGATTATAGACACCCCTGCTTTGGTGTCTCACTGCAAGGCCACATGTGCCAAGTATACCGATGAACACTCAGCTGGTACATCAGATTTGTTCAAGACACCGAATATGTTAAAGAAAACTTTGATAATCTGTGGTTGTTGGTTTGCTAATTCTGTCGTTTATTTTGGTCTCTCTCTTAATACAGGTAAACTTAATGGTAATCCTTATTTCATTATGTTTTTGATGGGAGTGGTAGAACTTCCGAGTTacgttataattatgtatctgTTAGATAGAGTTGGTCATAGAGCTCTTATAAGTACGATGATGTTGTTAGGTGGACTAGCGTGTATTGTAGTGGTAGCCCTGCCTCACGGACACTCGTCAGTAACTGGAGTAGTTATGATTGGAAAGCTCTTCATATCTGGTTCATATTCTATTATCTACAAATATTCTGCTGAATTGTTCCCTACTGTAGTCCGCAGTTCGGGAGTAGGTCTTGGAAGCATGAGCGCCAGCATATCAGGAGCTCTTACTCCCCTCATCAGTTTGCTTGACTCACTGAATCCAAAAATTCCAACTATTATATTCGGATTTTTAGCTCTATTTTCCGGTTTTTCCACTTTCTTCCTTCCGGAAACAAATGGCCGGAATCTGCCACAATCTCTTGAAGATGGTGAAAGATTTGGGCTTGGTGATACATGTTTCACAAATTGTACAGGTCGGCGAATGAGTGAAGATTCGATTAATTTACCGGAGACAATGGTACCGCTAGAAATTATGGAGAAAAAACCATGA